The DNA region GGACCGGCTGGCCGGGATCAAGGGCGCGGTGGCGAAGATGCGCTGGGCGGACCTGGCGACGGTACGCGTCGGCGGGTCGGCGGCGGTGCCCCGCCTCGACGACGTTCTCGACGCGTGGCCGCAGGTGCGGTTCAACATCGACGTGAAGGCCGACGGCGGGGTACGGCCGACGGTGGAGACGCTTCAGCGGTGCGGTGCCGCCGACCGGGTGCTGCTGGCGTCGTTCTCCGACCGGCGGCTGCACCGGCTGCGGACGTTGACGCAGGGCCGGGTCGCGACGTCGCTGGGAATGCGGGCGGTGACCCGGCTGCGGATCGCGTCGGTCACCGGTGGCCGGTTGCGGCTTCCGCCGTCGGTGGTGGCCGCGCAGGTGCCGGTGCGGTTCAACCGGGTCCCGGTGGTCGACGCCCGGTTCGTGGCGTACTGCCACCGGCTGGGGTTGCAGGTGCATGTCTGGACGATCGACGAACCTGCCGAGATGAACGAGTTACTCGACCTCGGGGTGGATGGCATCATGACCGATCACGTCGAGGTGTTGCGTGACGTGTATCTGCGTCGTGGCCACTGGCCGCCGGACCGGCGGGTCGACGTGGACAGTGCCGCCCGTACCTGACCAGTAGAAGGATCCGATGGCCGACCCCACCGAGCCCGCGTCCGTTCCGCCCCCGGCCGCGGCGGCCGGCGCCGCGCCGGCGAGCACCCGCCGGGAACGCACCGGCTGGTACTTCTACGACTGGGCGATGTCGGCGTTCTCCACGACCGTCATCACCGTGTTCCTGGGTCCGTTCCTGACCAGTGTCACGAAGCAGGCGGCCGGCTGCGCGATCGACGCCGTCGAGTGCACCGGGTACGTGTATCCGCTGGGTATCCAGGTGGCGCCGGGGGCGTACTTTCCGTACCTGGTGTCGTTGTCGGTGGCGTTGACGGTGCTGGCGTTGCCGGTGACCGGGGCGATCGCCGACCGGACGATGCACAAGAAGCGGCTGCTGGCGGCGACGGCGTTCCTCGGCGCGGCGGCGACCATCGCGATGATCTTCGTGACGGGTGACCGGTATCTGCTCGGTGGCGGGCTGTTCATCCTGGCCAACGTGACGTTCGGCGCGAGCGTGGTGGTGTACAACTCGTTCCTGCCGCAGCTGGGTGGCCCGGACGACCGGGACGGGATCTCCAGCAGGGGCTGGGCGTTGGGGTACCTCGGTGGTGGTCTGCTGCTGGCGGCGAACCTGGTGGTGGTGCAGTCGTTCAGCGTCGACGGTGATCCGCAGCGCACCCTGGATCTGGCCCGCTGGTCGATCGTGTCGGCCGGGGTGTGGTGGGCGGTGTTCACCCTGGTGCCGCTGGCCTGGCTGCGGGAACGTCCGGCGTTGGAGGCGCACCCGGGCGGCAACGTGCTCACCGACGGGTTCCGGCAACTGGGGCGTACGGTGCGGGGGCTGAAGGCGTACCCGTTGACGTTGTTCTTCCTGCTGGCGTTCCTGGTCTACAACGACGGCATTCAGACGGTGATCGCGTTGGCCAGCCAGTACGGCACCGAGGAGCTGCGGCTGGACCAGTCGACGCTGATCGTGACGATCCTGCTGGTGCAGTTCCTGGCGTTCGGTGGGGCGTTGGCGTTGGGGGCGGTGGCGAAGCGGATCGGCGCGTGGAAGACGGTGCTGGCCAGCCTGGTGCTGTGGACGGCGGTGATCCTGGCGGCGTTCCGGTTGCCGGCGGAGGCGCCGGCGCAGTTCATGGCGCTGGGGGCGGCGATCGGCCTGGTGCTGGGCGGCTCGCAGGCGCTGAGCCGGTCGCTGTTCAGCCAGATGATTCCGGCCGGGAAGGAAGGCGAGTACTACGGCTTCTACGAGATCAGCGACAAGGGCACCAGCTGGTTGGGGCCGTTGGCGTTCGGTGTGGTGTTCCAGCTGACGAACTCGTACCGGGTGGGTCTGGTGTCGTTGTTGATCTTCTTTGTGATCGGGTTCCTGCTGCTCGCGGCGGTGCCGGTCCGCCGGGCGATCATCGCCGCCGGCAACACCCCGCCCCGGGTGCTGTGACTCCCTGCCCTGCGACGCGCCCCGACGCCCCGGCCCATGATCGCGACGATCTTGCACTGATCGAGAACATTCGTCGGATTTGTCCATCGATGAGTGCAAGATCGTCGCGATCATGGAGGGCGTGCGGAGGGCGCGGAGGGCGTGGAGGGCGCGGCGGCTCAGGGAATGGGCTGGGTCGCCTCGATGGTGGCGATCGCCGTACGGGTGGCCGCCACGAAGTCCCAGAACACCGTGTTGGTGGTGTTGCGGCGCTGCGCGACGGTGTTGGTGCCGAACATCGCCGCCCGCAGCGGGGTGGTGATCTCCAGCTGGGCGCCCATGCCGAGCAGGGTGCGGTTGGCGATGTTGGCGGTGGCGGTGCCGGCGATCGCCGGGATGCCGGTGGCGTCGAACGCGGTGAACCCGGCCGCCGTGTAGGCGGTGATCAACGCGGCCCGGAACGCCGCGTTGCGGCCGCCGACGGCGACGGCCTGCGCGTTCGACGGCAGCCCGGCGGTGCCCGGGGTGCAGCCGTGCAGGGCGACGACGTTGAGTGCGCTCGCCGCCACCGACAACGCCGGGGTGTCGTCACAGTTGCTGGCGGTCACGTGCAGGTCGCCGTTGCCCGACGAGCGGATGCCTTCGAACATCCAGTAGTCGTGTGTCGGGCCGGCGGCGGGGGTCGCCGCCAGGGTCGCCGGGTGGTAGCCGGCGATCGCCAGGCACAGCTCCGAGGTGCCACCCTCGATGCCGCCGCCGTGCGGGGCGATGATCGCGGTACGCGGGAACGCGAACGCCGTCGGGTTGGAGTTGTCGAGCAACGGATGCCGCCGGTAGCGGCGGGCGTAGTCGACGCCTTCGGTGAGGTTCGGGTCGGCGTACAGATCGGTGTTGGAGTCGTACAGGTCGGCGGCGAGTGCCGGAGCGGCCGGCAACGTCACCAGGGGTCCGGCGACAGCCGCGGTGGCGATCATGCCGAGGACGGCCCGTCTGCTGGTGCTCATGAGGTGGTTCCTCCATCAGGTGTGGTTGCCCTGTGGTGTCGGGCGAGGAACACCGTGTCACATCGACCGTGACGATCACCAACGATTTCCGTTGCCCCGAGGGGCATGCACCGCCGAATCCGGCGGCAGAATCCCCAGGTACGGCGGATTTCGCACCGCTACGGTGTCGGATCCGTGACGTGTGCCGTGTCGGCGACCCGACATCGCCCCGCCCTCGGCCCGGCCCAGGCGGGCGGGCGGTCAGCTGGCGAGGCCCACCGCGAGCGCGACGATGCCGAGCAGCGGCGCCACCCCCTGGATGAGCGCGC from Solwaraspora sp. WMMD791 includes:
- a CDS encoding glycerophosphodiester phosphodiesterase, which translates into the protein MPHRYAYLDSPTPIAFAHRGGAARGDENTAEAFARAVELGYRYVETDVHGTADGVAVVFHDPTLDRLAGIKGAVAKMRWADLATVRVGGSAAVPRLDDVLDAWPQVRFNIDVKADGGVRPTVETLQRCGAADRVLLASFSDRRLHRLRTLTQGRVATSLGMRAVTRLRIASVTGGRLRLPPSVVAAQVPVRFNRVPVVDARFVAYCHRLGLQVHVWTIDEPAEMNELLDLGVDGIMTDHVEVLRDVYLRRGHWPPDRRVDVDSAART
- a CDS encoding MFS transporter, which produces MADPTEPASVPPPAAAAGAAPASTRRERTGWYFYDWAMSAFSTTVITVFLGPFLTSVTKQAAGCAIDAVECTGYVYPLGIQVAPGAYFPYLVSLSVALTVLALPVTGAIADRTMHKKRLLAATAFLGAAATIAMIFVTGDRYLLGGGLFILANVTFGASVVVYNSFLPQLGGPDDRDGISSRGWALGYLGGGLLLAANLVVVQSFSVDGDPQRTLDLARWSIVSAGVWWAVFTLVPLAWLRERPALEAHPGGNVLTDGFRQLGRTVRGLKAYPLTLFFLLAFLVYNDGIQTVIALASQYGTEELRLDQSTLIVTILLVQFLAFGGALALGAVAKRIGAWKTVLASLVLWTAVILAAFRLPAEAPAQFMALGAAIGLVLGGSQALSRSLFSQMIPAGKEGEYYGFYEISDKGTSWLGPLAFGVVFQLTNSYRVGLVSLLIFFVIGFLLLAAVPVRRAIIAAGNTPPRVL
- a CDS encoding poly-gamma-glutamate hydrolase family protein, with the translated sequence MSTSRRAVLGMIATAAVAGPLVTLPAAPALAADLYDSNTDLYADPNLTEGVDYARRYRRHPLLDNSNPTAFAFPRTAIIAPHGGGIEGGTSELCLAIAGYHPATLAATPAAGPTHDYWMFEGIRSSGNGDLHVTASNCDDTPALSVAASALNVVALHGCTPGTAGLPSNAQAVAVGGRNAAFRAALITAYTAAGFTAFDATGIPAIAGTATANIANRTLLGMGAQLEITTPLRAAMFGTNTVAQRRNTTNTVFWDFVAATRTAIATIEATQPIP